From one Streptomyces sp. N50 genomic stretch:
- the fmt gene encoding methionyl-tRNA formyltransferase, whose product MKLVFAGTPEVAVPALDALIASGRHEVAAVVTRPDAPAGRGRRLVASPVAERAEEAGIEVLKPVKPRDPEFLERLREIAPDCCPVVAYGALLPRVALDIPAHGWVNLHFSLLPAWRGAAPVQHSIMSGDEITGASTFLIEEGLDSGPVYGTVTEEIRPTDTSGDLLTRLAFAGSGLLAATMDGIEDGTLKAVPQPNEGITLAPKINVEDAQVDWAAPALRVDRVVRGCTPAPGAWTVFRGERLKLIQAVPVPERTDLAPGALAVGKNNVYVGTGSYAVELLWVQAQGKKPMRAADWARGARIGAGESVGALGAS is encoded by the coding sequence ATGAAGCTCGTCTTCGCCGGTACCCCCGAGGTCGCCGTTCCCGCCCTGGACGCCCTGATCGCCTCCGGGCGGCATGAGGTGGCCGCCGTCGTCACGCGGCCCGACGCGCCGGCCGGGCGTGGGCGCAGGCTGGTGGCGAGTCCCGTCGCCGAGCGGGCCGAGGAGGCGGGCATCGAGGTGCTGAAGCCCGTGAAGCCGCGCGACCCGGAGTTCCTGGAGCGGTTGCGGGAGATCGCGCCCGACTGCTGTCCCGTCGTCGCCTACGGCGCCCTGCTGCCCCGCGTCGCCCTCGACATCCCCGCCCACGGCTGGGTCAACCTGCACTTCTCGCTGCTCCCCGCCTGGCGCGGCGCCGCCCCCGTGCAGCACTCCATCATGTCCGGCGACGAGATCACCGGCGCCTCCACCTTCCTGATCGAGGAGGGACTCGACTCCGGGCCGGTCTACGGCACCGTCACCGAGGAGATCCGCCCCACCGACACCAGCGGCGACCTGCTCACCCGGCTCGCGTTCGCCGGCTCGGGGCTGCTCGCGGCGACCATGGACGGCATCGAGGACGGCACGCTGAAGGCCGTACCGCAGCCAAACGAGGGCATCACCCTCGCCCCGAAGATCAACGTCGAGGACGCGCAGGTGGATTGGGCGGCTCCGGCGCTGCGGGTGGACCGGGTGGTGCGCGGGTGCACCCCGGCCCCGGGTGCCTGGACGGTGTTCCGCGGTGAGCGGCTCAAGCTCATCCAGGCCGTTCCCGTGCCCGAGCGGACCGACCTCGCGCCCGGGGCGCTGGCCGTCGGCAAGAACAACGTGTACGTGGGCACCGGTTCGTACGCCGTCGAGCTGCTGTGGGTGCAGGCGCAGGGCAAGAAGCCGATGCGCGCGGCGGACTGGGCGCGCGGGGCGCGGATCGGGGCGGGGGAGAGCGTGGGGGCGCTCGGGGCTTCTTAG
- a CDS encoding TetR/AcrR family transcriptional regulator yields MTPRRISRDQVLDVTWELATRKGLSAVTMRAVAQELDVNPMTLYRHVGDKQGLLDGLVERLLLEIEVPGPGADWREQLRALAHSMRAAARRHPDLFLLLFQRPAVTPEAVGPRNAVYGALRAAGLQEEGIPRAERLLSTFMLGFAASEAGGRFRDGDPDADMAFAEELIGRLLAEG; encoded by the coding sequence GTGACGCCACGGCGGATCAGTCGTGATCAAGTGCTGGACGTGACCTGGGAGTTGGCGACCCGGAAAGGGCTGTCGGCCGTCACGATGCGGGCCGTCGCGCAGGAGCTGGATGTCAACCCGATGACGCTCTACCGGCACGTCGGCGACAAGCAGGGACTCCTCGACGGGCTCGTGGAGCGGCTGTTGCTGGAGATCGAGGTGCCTGGACCTGGAGCCGACTGGCGTGAGCAACTGCGCGCGCTCGCCCACAGCATGCGAGCCGCGGCCCGCCGCCATCCTGATCTATTTCTGCTGCTCTTCCAGCGGCCCGCGGTCACACCCGAGGCCGTCGGGCCTCGCAACGCGGTCTACGGTGCCCTGCGCGCCGCCGGTCTTCAGGAGGAGGGGATTCCGCGGGCCGAGCGGTTGTTGTCGACGTTCATGCTCGGGTTCGCCGCCTCGGAGGCCGGGGGGCGGTTCCGGGACGGTGATCCGGACGCGGACATGGCCTTCGCGGAAGAGCTCATCGGCAGGCTCCTGGCCGAGGGCTAG
- a CDS encoding ABC transporter ATP-binding protein — translation MLTVNGLRKRWGPVQALDGFDLHIEPGEICGLIGHNGAGKTTFARIVAGLERPDTGTVHAAGLNLATAPRSTRRLIGLAPQELALYPTATLRENLRLYGGLAGLRRTELRAELASVAEELLLTDLLDRPVATLSGGQQRRAQAATVLLPRPRVLLLDEPTVGADPTTREALLRLVRTRADEGAAICYTTHYLPELEHLDATLAVAASGRVIARGNRADLLDGLPGEVTVTFNGPVPGHLAQPSTAPGELRLSTTDPAQELARILRDLGPDTTRVRSATIREPSLDDLYRGLATGQLPTETHDAA, via the coding sequence ATGCTGACCGTCAACGGCCTGCGCAAACGATGGGGACCCGTCCAGGCCCTCGACGGCTTCGACCTGCACATAGAACCCGGCGAGATCTGCGGCCTGATCGGCCACAACGGCGCCGGCAAAACCACCTTCGCCCGCATAGTCGCCGGCCTGGAGCGCCCGGACACGGGCACGGTCCACGCGGCCGGCCTGAACCTCGCCACCGCCCCACGCTCCACCCGCCGCCTGATCGGCCTGGCCCCCCAGGAACTGGCCCTCTACCCGACCGCCACCCTCCGCGAGAACCTCCGCCTCTACGGCGGCCTCGCGGGCCTGCGCCGCACCGAACTCCGCGCCGAACTGGCCTCCGTAGCCGAGGAGTTGCTCCTCACCGACCTACTCGACCGCCCCGTCGCGACGCTCTCCGGCGGCCAGCAGCGCCGCGCCCAGGCAGCCACCGTCCTCCTCCCCCGCCCCCGCGTGCTGCTGCTCGACGAACCCACCGTCGGCGCCGACCCCACCACCCGCGAAGCGCTGCTACGACTCGTCAGGACCCGCGCCGACGAAGGCGCCGCGATCTGCTACACCACGCACTACCTACCGGAGTTGGAGCACCTGGACGCCACACTCGCGGTCGCCGCGTCCGGCCGGGTGATCGCCCGCGGCAACCGCGCCGACCTCCTGGACGGCCTGCCCGGCGAGGTCACCGTGACGTTCAACGGCCCCGTACCCGGGCACCTGGCACAGCCCTCGACCGCCCCCGGCGAACTGCGCCTCAGCACCACGGACCCGGCACAGGAACTGGCCCGAATCCTCCGGGACTTGGGCCCCGACACCACCCGGGTCCGCTCGGCCACGATCCGCGAACCCTCGCTGGACGACCTCTACCGCGGCCTGGCCACCGGCCAACTCCCCACGGAGACCCACGATGCGGCCTGA
- a CDS encoding ABC transporter permease, whose product MRPELTSTTARETCVMTRHTLVLLIRDPGTPVAYTVMSLVLLSVLHPVYDRLATPGAAGIVQAAPGIAVMFTLLALDVAGQLLLSERTWHTWDRLRSGPASPSAILAGKAAPLITLFLLQQAILFLFATAAFGFPLTAGTWRLPLLALLWAACVTSCGLALGVHARTQGQLAAASDIGALTITCLSGCLVPLTVLPHWVSTVAPATPGYWALHSFQSAVTGNTQAYAHSTAVIAAITAAALLVTARGIRH is encoded by the coding sequence ATGCGGCCTGAACTCACGTCAACCACGGCCCGCGAGACCTGTGTCATGACCCGCCACACGCTCGTCCTCCTCATCAGGGACCCGGGAACCCCAGTCGCCTACACCGTCATGTCCCTGGTGCTGCTGAGCGTGCTCCACCCGGTGTACGACCGCTTGGCCACCCCCGGCGCAGCGGGCATCGTGCAGGCCGCTCCGGGCATCGCGGTGATGTTCACCCTGCTGGCCCTGGACGTGGCAGGCCAACTCCTGCTCTCCGAACGCACTTGGCACACCTGGGACCGCCTACGCTCCGGCCCGGCGTCCCCTTCCGCGATCCTGGCCGGAAAAGCGGCCCCCTTGATCACGCTCTTCCTGCTCCAGCAGGCCATCCTCTTCCTCTTCGCGACCGCGGCCTTCGGCTTCCCTCTCACCGCCGGCACCTGGCGCCTCCCCCTGCTGGCCCTCCTCTGGGCGGCCTGCGTCACGTCCTGCGGCCTGGCACTCGGCGTACACGCCCGCACCCAGGGCCAGTTGGCCGCCGCCTCCGACATCGGCGCCCTCACGATCACCTGCCTCAGCGGCTGCCTGGTCCCCCTCACCGTCCTCCCCCACTGGGTTTCCACGGTCGCCCCCGCAACCCCGGGCTACTGGGCCCTCCACAGCTTCCAGTCAGCCGTCACCGGCAACACCCAGGCCTACGCCCACTCGACGGCGGTCATCGCAGCCATCACAGCCGCGGCACTCCTCGTCACGGCCCGCGGCATCCGCCACTGA
- the metK gene encoding methionine adenosyltransferase, with protein MSRRLFTSESVTEGHPDKIADQISDTILDALLAEDPTSRVAVETLITTGLVHVAGEVTTKTYAPIAQLVRDKILEIGYDSSKKGFDGASCGVSVSIGAQSPDIAQGVDTAYENRVEGDEDELDKQGAGDQGLMFGYATDETPTLMPLPIFLAHRLSKRLSEVRKNGTIPYLRPDGKTQVTIEYDGDKAVRLDTVVVSSQHASDIDLESLLAPDIREFVVEAELKALVEEGIKLDTDGYRLLVNPTGRFEIGGPMGDAGLTGRKIIIDTYGGMARHGGGAFSGKDPSKVDRSAAYAMRWVAKNVVAAGLASRCEVQVAYAIGKAEPVGLFVETFGTEKVDTDRIEKAIDEVFDLRPAAIIRDLDLLRPIYAQTAAYGHFGREIPDFTWENTDRVDALRKAAGL; from the coding sequence GTGTCCCGTCGCCTTTTCACCTCGGAGTCCGTGACCGAAGGTCACCCCGACAAGATCGCTGACCAGATCAGCGACACCATTCTCGACGCGCTTCTGGCGGAGGACCCGACCTCCCGGGTCGCCGTCGAGACGCTGATCACGACCGGCCTGGTGCACGTGGCCGGCGAGGTCACCACCAAGACCTACGCGCCCATCGCGCAGCTCGTCCGCGACAAGATCCTCGAGATCGGCTACGACTCCTCCAAGAAGGGCTTCGACGGCGCTTCCTGCGGCGTGTCGGTGTCCATCGGCGCGCAGTCCCCGGACATCGCGCAGGGTGTCGACACGGCGTACGAGAACCGTGTCGAGGGCGATGAGGACGAGCTCGACAAGCAGGGCGCGGGCGACCAGGGCCTGATGTTCGGCTACGCGACGGACGAGACGCCGACGCTGATGCCGCTCCCGATCTTCCTGGCGCACCGCCTGTCGAAGCGCCTCTCGGAGGTCCGCAAGAACGGGACGATCCCGTACCTGCGCCCCGACGGCAAGACCCAGGTCACCATCGAGTACGACGGCGACAAGGCCGTCCGTCTCGACACGGTCGTCGTCTCCTCGCAGCACGCGTCCGACATCGACCTGGAGTCGCTGCTCGCCCCCGACATCCGCGAGTTCGTGGTCGAGGCCGAGCTGAAGGCGCTCGTCGAAGAGGGCATCAAGCTCGACACCGACGGCTACCGCCTGCTCGTGAACCCCACCGGCCGCTTCGAGATCGGCGGCCCGATGGGCGACGCCGGCCTGACCGGCCGCAAGATCATCATCGACACGTACGGCGGCATGGCCCGTCACGGCGGTGGCGCGTTCTCGGGCAAGGACCCGTCCAAGGTGGACCGTTCGGCGGCGTACGCGATGCGCTGGGTCGCCAAGAACGTCGTCGCCGCGGGCCTCGCCTCGCGCTGCGAGGTACAGGTCGCGTACGCGATCGGCAAGGCCGAGCCGGTGGGTCTGTTCGTCGAGACGTTCGGCACGGAGAAGGTCGACACGGACCGGATCGAGAAGGCGATCGACGAGGTCTTCGACCTGCGTCCGGCCGCGATCATCCGCGACCTGGACCTGCTGCGCCCGATCTACGCCCAGACCGCCGCGTACGGCCACTTCGGCCGTGAGATTCCCGATTTCACGTGGGAGAACACCGACCGCGTGGACGCGCTGCGCAAGGCCGCGGGGCTGTAG
- the coaBC gene encoding bifunctional phosphopantothenoylcysteine decarboxylase/phosphopantothenate--cysteine ligase CoaBC gives MDKPKVVLGVSGGIAAYKACELLRRLTESGHDVRVVPTASALHFVGAATWSALSGHPVSTEVWDDVHEVPHVRIGQSADLVVVAPATADMLAKAAHGLADDLLTNTLLTARCPVVFAPAMHTEMWEHPATQENVATLRRRGAVVIEPAVGRLTGVDTGKGRLPDPTEIFEVCRRVLARGVTEPDLTGQHVVVSAGGTREPLDPVRFLGNRSSGKQGYALARTAAARGARVTLIAANTGLPDPAGVDVVPVGTAVQLREAVLKAAADADAVVMAAAVADFRPAEYATGKIKKKDDKEPDPIVLVRNPDILAEISADRARPGQVVVGFAAETDDVLANGRTKLARKGCDLLVVNEVGERKTFGSEENEAVVLGVDGSETAVPYGPKEALAEIVWDLVVHRLS, from the coding sequence GTGGACAAGCCCAAGGTCGTTCTGGGGGTCAGCGGTGGCATCGCCGCGTACAAGGCCTGTGAGCTGCTGCGCAGACTGACGGAGTCGGGCCATGACGTCCGTGTCGTCCCCACCGCGTCCGCCCTGCACTTCGTCGGCGCGGCCACCTGGTCCGCGCTCTCCGGGCACCCCGTCTCGACCGAGGTGTGGGACGACGTCCACGAGGTCCCGCACGTGCGCATCGGCCAGAGCGCCGACCTGGTGGTCGTGGCACCGGCGACGGCCGACATGCTGGCGAAGGCGGCCCACGGCCTCGCCGACGACCTCCTCACCAACACCCTTCTCACCGCCCGCTGTCCGGTCGTCTTCGCGCCCGCCATGCACACGGAGATGTGGGAACACCCGGCCACCCAGGAGAACGTGGCGACACTGCGCCGCCGCGGCGCCGTCGTGATCGAGCCCGCCGTCGGCCGGCTGACCGGCGTCGACACCGGCAAGGGGCGGCTGCCCGATCCCACCGAGATCTTCGAGGTCTGCCGCAGGGTGCTCGCGCGGGGCGTCACCGAGCCCGACCTCACGGGCCAGCACGTCGTCGTCAGCGCCGGCGGCACCCGCGAGCCCCTCGACCCGGTCCGCTTCCTCGGCAACCGCTCCTCCGGCAAGCAGGGTTACGCCCTCGCGCGCACCGCCGCCGCCCGGGGCGCCCGGGTCACGCTGATCGCCGCGAACACGGGGCTGCCGGACCCGGCGGGCGTGGACGTCGTCCCGGTCGGGACCGCCGTACAGCTGCGGGAGGCGGTGCTGAAGGCCGCCGCGGACGCGGACGCGGTCGTCATGGCCGCGGCGGTCGCGGACTTCCGGCCGGCCGAGTACGCGACCGGGAAGATCAAGAAGAAGGACGACAAGGAACCCGACCCCATCGTCCTGGTGCGGAATCCGGACATCCTCGCGGAGATCTCCGCCGACCGCGCCCGCCCCGGACAGGTGGTCGTCGGGTTCGCCGCCGAGACGGACGACGTCCTCGCCAACGGCCGTACCAAACTGGCTCGAAAGGGGTGCGATCTGCTGGTGGTGAACGAGGTGGGGGAGCGCAAGACCTTCGGTTCCGAGGAGAACGAGGCGGTTGTACTGGGCGTCGACGGAAGCGAGACCGCCGTTCCGTACGGTCCGAAGGAAGCCCTGGCAGAGATCGTGTGGGACCTGGTCGTACACCGTCTCTCCTGA
- the rpoZ gene encoding DNA-directed RNA polymerase subunit omega — translation MSSSITAPEGIINPPIDELLEATDSKYSLVIYAAKRARQINAYYSQLGEGLLEYVGPLVDTHVHEKPLSIALREINAGLLTSEAVEGPAT, via the coding sequence GTGTCCTCTTCCATCACCGCTCCCGAGGGCATCATCAACCCTCCGATCGACGAGCTCCTCGAGGCCACTGACTCGAAGTACAGCCTCGTGATCTACGCCGCCAAGCGTGCCCGTCAGATCAACGCGTACTACTCGCAGCTCGGCGAGGGCCTCCTCGAGTACGTCGGTCCGCTCGTCGACACCCACGTCCACGAGAAGCCGCTCTCCATCGCCCTGCGCGAGATCAACGCGGGTCTGCTGACGTCCGAGGCCGTCGAGGGCCCCGCGACCTGA
- the gmk gene encoding guanylate kinase, with the protein MAATFRGTTPEPPDVRPRLTVLSGPSGVGKSTVVAHMRKEHPEVWLSVSATTRRPRPGEKHGVHYFFVSDEEMDKLIANGELLEWAEFAGNRYGTPRTAVLEHLESGVPVLLEIDLQGARQVRESMAEAHSVFLAPPSWEELVRRLTGRGTEPPEVIERRLDAAKIELAAEPEFDATLVNTSVEDVARELLALMEVV; encoded by the coding sequence ATGGCTGCAACATTCCGGGGGACGACCCCCGAGCCCCCGGACGTACGTCCGCGGCTGACCGTGCTCTCCGGCCCCTCTGGGGTCGGCAAGAGCACGGTCGTCGCCCATATGCGCAAGGAACACCCCGAGGTGTGGCTCTCGGTGTCGGCGACGACCCGCAGGCCGCGCCCCGGCGAGAAGCACGGCGTCCACTACTTCTTCGTCTCCGACGAGGAGATGGACAAGCTGATCGCCAACGGCGAGCTGCTGGAGTGGGCCGAGTTCGCGGGCAACCGCTACGGCACACCGCGTACGGCCGTTCTCGAACATCTGGAGTCCGGCGTACCGGTCCTCCTGGAGATCGACCTCCAGGGCGCCCGGCAGGTCCGCGAGTCCATGGCCGAGGCGCACTCGGTGTTCCTGGCTCCTCCGTCCTGGGAGGAGCTGGTGCGCAGGCTCACCGGACGGGGCACCGAGCCGCCCGAGGTGATCGAGCGCCGCCTGGACGCGGCCAAGATCGAGCTCGCGGCGGAGCCCGAGTTCGACGCGACCCTGGTCAACACCTCCGTCGAGGACGTAGCGCGCGAGCTGCTAGCCTTGATGGAAGTTGTGTGA
- a CDS encoding integration host factor: MALPPLTPEQRAAALEKAAAARRERAEVKNRLKHSGASLHDVIKQGQENDVIGKMKVSALLESLPGVGKVRAKQIMERLGISESRRVRGLGSNQIASLEREFGSTGS; the protein is encoded by the coding sequence GTGGCTCTTCCGCCCCTTACCCCTGAACAGCGCGCAGCCGCGCTCGAAAAGGCCGCCGCGGCTCGCCGGGAGCGGGCCGAGGTCAAGAATCGACTCAAGCACTCCGGCGCCTCCCTGCATGACGTCATCAAGCAGGGCCAGGAGAACGACGTCATCGGCAAGATGAAGGTCTCCGCCCTGCTTGAGTCCCTGCCCGGCGTGGGCAAGGTCCGCGCCAAGCAGATCATGGAGCGACTCGGTATCTCCGAGAGCCGCCGTGTCCGTGGCCTTGGTTCCAACCAGATCGCCTCCCTGGAGCGTGAGTTCGGCAGCACTGGTTCCTGA
- the pyrF gene encoding orotidine-5'-phosphate decarboxylase has product MSPLEPFGARLRRAMDERGPLCVGIDPHASLLADWGLNDDVAGLERFSRTVVEALADRVAVLKPQSAFFERFGSRGIAVLEKSVEEARAAGALVVMDAKRGDIGSTMAAYAESFLRKDSPLFSDALTVSPYLGYGSLAPAIELARESGAGLFVLALTSNPEGGEVQHALRADGRNVGATMLAHLAAENAGETPLGSFGAVVGATLGDLSSYDLAVNGPILAPGIGAQGATPADLPGVFGAVLRNVVPNVSRSVLRHGPDVGALRAASEGFAEDIRVAFATV; this is encoded by the coding sequence ATGAGCCCCCTGGAACCCTTCGGCGCACGTCTCCGCCGCGCCATGGACGAACGCGGTCCCCTCTGCGTCGGCATCGACCCGCACGCCTCGCTGCTCGCGGACTGGGGCCTGAACGACGACGTGGCGGGGCTGGAGCGGTTCAGCCGCACGGTCGTCGAGGCACTCGCCGACCGGGTCGCCGTCCTCAAGCCGCAGAGCGCCTTCTTCGAGCGCTTCGGCTCGCGCGGGATCGCCGTCCTGGAGAAGTCCGTCGAGGAGGCACGGGCGGCCGGCGCGCTGGTCGTGATGGACGCCAAGCGCGGCGACATCGGCTCGACCATGGCCGCGTACGCCGAGTCCTTCCTCCGGAAGGACTCCCCGCTCTTCTCCGACGCGCTGACCGTCTCCCCGTATCTCGGCTACGGCTCGCTCGCCCCGGCGATCGAACTGGCGCGGGAGAGCGGCGCGGGCCTCTTCGTGCTCGCGCTGACCTCCAACCCGGAGGGCGGCGAGGTGCAGCACGCGCTCCGCGCGGACGGCCGGAACGTCGGAGCGACCATGCTGGCCCACCTGGCCGCCGAGAACGCGGGGGAGACCCCGCTGGGCTCCTTCGGGGCCGTCGTCGGCGCCACGCTGGGCGATCTGTCGTCGTACGACCTCGCGGTCAACGGTCCGATCCTCGCGCCCGGCATCGGAGCGCAGGGGGCCACTCCGGCCGATCTTCCCGGGGTCTTCGGAGCGGTGCTGCGCAATGTCGTCCCGAACGTGAGCCGGAGTGTTCTACGTCACGGTCCCGATGTGGGAGCCCTCCGAGCGGCTTCGGAAGGCTTCGCGGAGGACATTCGCGTCGCCTTTGCGACCGTCTGA
- a CDS encoding quinone-dependent dihydroorotate dehydrogenase, giving the protein MYKIFFNLVFKRMDPEQAHHLAFRWIRLAVRIPVLRTFVAAALAPRFEELRTEAFGLRMHGPFGLAAGFDKNAVAIDGMSMLGFDHVEIGTVTGEPQPGNPKKRLFRLVPDRALINRMGFNNEGSAAVAARLEAREAVFRTVVGVNIGKTKVVPEEEAVGDYVKSTERLARHADYLVVNVSSPNTPGLRNLQATEALRPLLTAVREAADRAVTDRRVPLLVKIAPDLADEDVDAVADLAVELGLDGIIATNTTIAREGLGLTSEPELVKETGGLSGAPLKSRSLEVLRRLYARVGDRITLVGVGGIENAEDAWQRILAGATLVQGYSAFIYEGPFWGRAIHKGLAARLRTSPYATLADAVGADVRKQPV; this is encoded by the coding sequence ATGTACAAGATCTTCTTCAACCTCGTCTTCAAACGGATGGACCCGGAGCAGGCCCATCACCTCGCCTTCCGCTGGATCCGGCTCGCGGTCCGCATCCCCGTGCTGCGCACGTTCGTCGCGGCCGCTCTCGCGCCCCGGTTCGAGGAGCTGCGGACGGAGGCCTTCGGGCTGCGGATGCACGGCCCGTTCGGGCTCGCGGCGGGCTTCGACAAGAACGCGGTCGCGATCGACGGCATGTCGATGCTCGGCTTCGACCACGTCGAGATCGGCACGGTCACGGGGGAGCCGCAGCCCGGCAACCCCAAGAAGCGGCTGTTCCGCCTTGTGCCGGACCGGGCGCTGATCAACCGCATGGGCTTCAACAACGAGGGCTCCGCGGCCGTGGCGGCCCGCCTGGAGGCTCGTGAGGCGGTCTTCAGGACCGTCGTCGGCGTCAACATCGGCAAGACCAAGGTCGTCCCCGAGGAGGAGGCCGTCGGCGACTACGTGAAGTCGACCGAGCGGCTCGCCCGGCACGCCGACTATCTCGTCGTCAACGTGTCGTCGCCCAACACGCCCGGGCTGCGCAACCTCCAGGCGACCGAGGCACTGCGCCCGCTGCTGACCGCCGTGCGTGAAGCCGCCGACCGCGCGGTGACCGACCGCCGCGTCCCGCTCCTGGTGAAGATCGCCCCGGACCTCGCCGACGAGGACGTGGACGCGGTCGCCGACCTCGCCGTGGAGCTGGGCCTGGACGGCATCATCGCGACGAACACGACCATCGCGCGCGAGGGCCTCGGTCTGACATCCGAACCCGAACTCGTCAAGGAGACCGGCGGACTGTCGGGAGCGCCCCTGAAGTCCCGCTCCCTGGAGGTACTGCGCCGCCTCTACGCGCGCGTGGGCGACCGCATCACCCTGGTGGGCGTCGGCGGTATCGAGAACGCGGAGGACGCCTGGCAGCGCATCCTCGCCGGCGCCACCCTCGTGCAGGGCTACAGCGCCTTCATCTACGAAGGGCCCTTCTGGGGCCGCGCGATCCACAAGGGCCTCGCCGCACGCCTGCGCACGAGCCCGTACGCCACCCTCGCCGACGCGGTCGGCGCCGACGTAAGGAAGCAGCCGGTATGA